One part of the Oncorhynchus clarkii lewisi isolate Uvic-CL-2024 chromosome 7, UVic_Ocla_1.0, whole genome shotgun sequence genome encodes these proteins:
- the LOC139414422 gene encoding DNA damage-regulated autophagy modulator protein 2-like, which produces MWWFQEGLCILPVALVLWTTATFIFDYITAVVLRHVDPLVPYISDTGTVAPERCVFGFMLDVSAFLGVATVYVRYKQVQALTDEEESKLHKLNVLGLVLGWTSSFGMCIVANFQKTTLFFMHLVGAILTLGVGALYILVQTLVSLYMQPHVHGKSIFWVRLSIGVWTFASIISMFVSSVIMYSSLPGVDVAHKLHWIPGETGYIPHIISTISEWSLALSFVSFFLTCIRDFQKITLRAEADLRSNHMYDSPHYRITTPLNQSVTSPLLAGGI; this is translated from the exons ATGTGGTGGTTCCAGGAAGGTCTGTGTATTCTACCAGTAGCTCTGGTATTATGGACGACAGCCACGTTCATCTTCGATTACATCACAGCTGTGGTGCTGAGACATGTGGACCCACTGGTGCCATACATCAG TGACACAGGGACAGTTGCCCCAGAGAGATGTGTGTTTGGATTCATGCTGGATGTGTCAGCCTTCCTAG GTGTAGCCACTGTGTATGTACGCTACAAGCAGGTCCAAGCCTTGACAGACGAAGAGGAGTCAAAGCTCCATAAACTCAACGTCTTGGGCTTGGTGCTGGGATGGACCAGCTCCTTTGGCATGTGCATCGTCGCTAACTTCCAG AAAACCACTCTGTTCTTCATGCACCTGGTGGGGGCGATATTGACGTTAGGTGTGGGGGCCCTGTACATCCTGGTGCAGACGCTGGTGTCGCTGTACATGCAGCCTCACGTTCACGGGAAGAGTATATTCTGGGTCCGACTCAGCATTGGAGTCTGGACCTTTGCCAGCATTATCAGCA tgtttgtttcatCTGTCATCATGTACAGCAGTCTGCCTGGAGTGGATGTGGCCCATAAACTGCACTGGATACCTGGAGAGACG GGCTACATCCCTCACATCATCAGCACCATCTCTGAGTGGTCTCTGGCTCTGTCCTTCGTCAGTTTCTTCCTCACCTGCATCCGAGACTTCCAG AAAATAACGCTGCGGGCAGAGGCGGACCTAAGGAGTAATCACATGTATGATTCACCGCACTACAGAATTACCACACCTCTCAACCAATCAGTGACCTCTCCACTGCTGGCGGGGGGCATCTGA
- the LOC139413725 gene encoding synaptonemal complex protein 3-like isoform X2 — protein sequence MATHKGCALKGKAKGTKTTSGKPHMEDFNGSFNKENLQVEAETLRGRKRLSEADDDIDIDITKGGDMMTMLDRFGADINKAFLAKRKRLETFTKSSVKTSHQKIEQLWRVQQRDRSKVTEDYCTQFNAVFNQWDTDVQKSKDNEEKLLSMFQHQQKMFQHMRASQSQRLKTLKQLLEQYIQSLDTMEKTHISQQGAVQGELRQEMALFQKKILMDTQQQEMATVRKSLQTMLM from the exons ATGGCAACTCACAAGGGATGTGCTCTGAAAGGCAAAGCAAAAGGCACTAAAACCACCTCAGGCAAACCCCATATGGAGGACTTCAATGGGAGTTTCAACAAAGAAAACCTTCAAG TTGAGGCTGAGACATTGAGAGGAAGGAAACGTCTCTCAGAGGCAGATGATGACATTGACATTGACATCACCAAAGG AGGGGATATGATGACCATGTTGGACAGATTTGGAG CGGACATCAACAAAGCTTTCCTGGCAAAACGCAAACGCTTGGAAACGTTCACCAAGTCCTCTGTGAAGACCAGCCATCAGAAGATTGAGCAGTTATGGAGGGTCCAACAAAGAGACAG GAGTAAAGTGACAGAAGACTACTGCACCCAGTTCAATGCAGTCTTCAACCAGTGGGACACAGATGTGCAGAAGTCCAAGGATAACGAGGAGAAACTACTG AGCATGTTCCAGCACCAGCAGAAAATGTTTCAGCACATGAGGGCCTCCCAAAGCCAGAGACTGAAGACTCTCAAGCAGCTGCTAGAGCAGTACATCCAG AGCCTTGATACAATGGAGAAGACCCATATCAGCCAGCAGGGTGCTGTACAGGGCGAGCTGCGCCAGGAAATGGCACTGTTTCAGAAAAAGATCCTCATGGACACA CAACAGCAAGAGATGGCTACAGTGCGCAAGTCTCTGCAGACGATGCTGATGTAA
- the LOC139413725 gene encoding synaptonemal complex protein 3-like isoform X1, with translation MATHKGCALKGKAKGTKTTSGKPHMEDFNGSFNKENLQVVEAETLRGRKRLSEADDDIDIDITKGGDMMTMLDRFGADINKAFLAKRKRLETFTKSSVKTSHQKIEQLWRVQQRDRSKVTEDYCTQFNAVFNQWDTDVQKSKDNEEKLLSMFQHQQKMFQHMRASQSQRLKTLKQLLEQYIQSLDTMEKTHISQQGAVQGELRQEMALFQKKILMDTQQQEMATVRKSLQTMLM, from the exons ATGGCAACTCACAAGGGATGTGCTCTGAAAGGCAAAGCAAAAGGCACTAAAACCACCTCAGGCAAACCCCATATGGAGGACTTCAATGGGAGTTTCAACAAAGAAAACCTTCAAG TAGTTGAGGCTGAGACATTGAGAGGAAGGAAACGTCTCTCAGAGGCAGATGATGACATTGACATTGACATCACCAAAGG AGGGGATATGATGACCATGTTGGACAGATTTGGAG CGGACATCAACAAAGCTTTCCTGGCAAAACGCAAACGCTTGGAAACGTTCACCAAGTCCTCTGTGAAGACCAGCCATCAGAAGATTGAGCAGTTATGGAGGGTCCAACAAAGAGACAG GAGTAAAGTGACAGAAGACTACTGCACCCAGTTCAATGCAGTCTTCAACCAGTGGGACACAGATGTGCAGAAGTCCAAGGATAACGAGGAGAAACTACTG AGCATGTTCCAGCACCAGCAGAAAATGTTTCAGCACATGAGGGCCTCCCAAAGCCAGAGACTGAAGACTCTCAAGCAGCTGCTAGAGCAGTACATCCAG AGCCTTGATACAATGGAGAAGACCCATATCAGCCAGCAGGGTGCTGTACAGGGCGAGCTGCGCCAGGAAATGGCACTGTTTCAGAAAAAGATCCTCATGGACACA CAACAGCAAGAGATGGCTACAGTGCGCAAGTCTCTGCAGACGATGCTGATGTAA
- the LOC139413724 gene encoding choline/ethanolaminephosphotransferase 1-like isoform X2, with translation MSTTGYQQQQGGVRTRRGPVKERDPGQGVGMEAACWLSPGALRRLIELPTPPLDRQQLKRLEEHRYSSAGHSLLEPLMQCYWEWLVGHVPTWIAPNLITIVGLATNVFTTLVLVYYCPTATEQAPLWAYLLCAVGLFVYQSLDAIDGKQARRTNSSSPLGELFDHGCDSLSTVFVVLGTSIAVQLGTNPDWMFFCCFAGMFMFYCAHWQTYVSGTLRFGIIDVTEVQIFIIIMYLLAAVGGSAFWQSLIPVINIQMKIVPAICTFLGAIFSCTNYFRVIFTGGKGKNGSTIAGTSVLSPVLHIGSVIILAMMIYKKSAIQLFEKHPCVYILAFGFVSAKITNKLVVAHMTKSEMHLHDIAFLGPGLLFLDQYFNSFIDEYLVLWIAVILSFVDLVRYCVSVCNQIASHLHIFVFRIKPLTPSTLQ, from the exons ATGAGCACCACTGGGTACCAGCAGCAGCAGGGGGGTGTTCGGACACGCCGAGGCCCAGTCAAGGAGAGGGATCCTGGGCAGGGTGTGGGCATGGAGGCGGCCTGCTGGCTGTCCCCTGGAGCCCTGCGCAGGCTGATTGAGCTGCCCACTCCCCCGCTCGACCGCCAACAGCTGAAGAGACTGGAGGAACACAG GTACAGCAGTGCAGGTCACTCCCTGTTGGAGCCTCTGATGCAGTGCTACTGGGAGTGGCTGGTGGGCCATGTGCCCACCTGGATTGCCCCCAACCTCATCACCATCGTGGGCCTGGCCACCAATGTATTCACCACCCTGGTGCTGGTCTACTACTGCCCCACTGCCACTGAACAG GCACCGCTGTGGGCATACCTGCTGTGTGCGGTGGGCCTGTTTGTGTACCAATCACTGGATGCCATTGATGGGAAGCAGGCCAGACGAACTAATAGCAGCTCTCCGCTGGGTGAACTGTTTGACCACGGCTGTGACTCCCTCTCCACAG tgttTGTGGTCCTGGGCACCAGTATAGCAGTGCAGCTGGGCACCAACCCTGACTGGATGTTCTTCTGTTGTTTCGCTGGCATGTTCATGTTCTACTGTGCCCACTGGCAGACATACGTCTCCGGCACCCTGCGCTTCGGCAT CATTGACGTGACTGAGGTGCAAATCTTCATTATAATCATGTATTTGCTGGCCGCCGTGGGAGGATCCGCTTTTTGGCAGTCACTG ATCCCAGTCATAAACATCCAGATGAAAATAGTTCCAGCCATCTGCACTTTCTTAGGGGCTATCTTTTCCTGCACTAATTACTTCCGGGTTATATTTACCGGAGGTAAGGGCAAAAATGGATCAACAATAGCA ggaACCAGTGTCCTATCTCCCGTGTTACATATAGGCTCAGTAATAATACTGGCCATGATGATCTATAAGAAGTCCGCTATCCAGCTCTTTGAGAAGCACCCCTGTGTTTATATCCTGGCCTTTGGTTTTGTGTCAGCCAAGATCACCAACAAATTAGTT GTAGCACATATGACGAAGAGTGAGATGCATCTACATGATATAGCATTCCTGGGGCCAGGCCTGCTGTTCCTGGACCAGTATTTCAACAGTTTTATTGATGAATACCTGGTGCTGTGGATTGCAgtg ATCCTGTCTTTCGTTGACTTGGTGCGTTACTGTGTCAGTGTTTGCAACCAGATCGCCTCCCATCTTCACATCTTTGTCTTCAGAATCAAGCCATTGACCCCCTCCACCCTTCAGTGA
- the LOC139413724 gene encoding choline/ethanolaminephosphotransferase 1-like isoform X1, protein MSTTGYQQQQGGVRTRRGPVKERDPGQGVGMEAACWLSPGALRRLIELPTPPLDRQQLKRLEEHRYSSAGHSLLEPLMQCYWEWLVGHVPTWIAPNLITIVGLATNVFTTLVLVYYCPTATEQAPLWAYLLCAVGLFVYQSLDAIDGKQARRTNSSSPLGELFDHGCDSLSTVFVVLGTSIAVQLGTNPDWMFFCCFAGMFMFYCAHWQTYVSGTLRFGIFDITELQICLALLQMLTATVGPFLWNVTIPVINIQMKIVPAICTFLGAIFSCTNYFRVIFTGGKGKNGSTIAGTSVLSPVLHIGSVIILAMMIYKKSAIQLFEKHPCVYILAFGFVSAKITNKLVVAHMTKSEMHLHDIAFLGPGLLFLDQYFNSFIDEYLVLWIAVILSFVDLVRYCVSVCNQIASHLHIFVFRIKPLTPSTLQ, encoded by the exons ATGAGCACCACTGGGTACCAGCAGCAGCAGGGGGGTGTTCGGACACGCCGAGGCCCAGTCAAGGAGAGGGATCCTGGGCAGGGTGTGGGCATGGAGGCGGCCTGCTGGCTGTCCCCTGGAGCCCTGCGCAGGCTGATTGAGCTGCCCACTCCCCCGCTCGACCGCCAACAGCTGAAGAGACTGGAGGAACACAG GTACAGCAGTGCAGGTCACTCCCTGTTGGAGCCTCTGATGCAGTGCTACTGGGAGTGGCTGGTGGGCCATGTGCCCACCTGGATTGCCCCCAACCTCATCACCATCGTGGGCCTGGCCACCAATGTATTCACCACCCTGGTGCTGGTCTACTACTGCCCCACTGCCACTGAACAG GCACCGCTGTGGGCATACCTGCTGTGTGCGGTGGGCCTGTTTGTGTACCAATCACTGGATGCCATTGATGGGAAGCAGGCCAGACGAACTAATAGCAGCTCTCCGCTGGGTGAACTGTTTGACCACGGCTGTGACTCCCTCTCCACAG tgttTGTGGTCCTGGGCACCAGTATAGCAGTGCAGCTGGGCACCAACCCTGACTGGATGTTCTTCTGTTGTTTCGCTGGCATGTTCATGTTCTACTGTGCCCACTGGCAGACATACGTCTCCGGCACCCTGCGCTTCGGCAT ATTTGATATTACAGAGTTACAGATCTGTCTAGCGCTGTTACAGATGCTGACAGCCACTGTAGGCCCCTTCTTGTGGAACGTGACG ATCCCAGTCATAAACATCCAGATGAAAATAGTTCCAGCCATCTGCACTTTCTTAGGGGCTATCTTTTCCTGCACTAATTACTTCCGGGTTATATTTACCGGAGGTAAGGGCAAAAATGGATCAACAATAGCA ggaACCAGTGTCCTATCTCCCGTGTTACATATAGGCTCAGTAATAATACTGGCCATGATGATCTATAAGAAGTCCGCTATCCAGCTCTTTGAGAAGCACCCCTGTGTTTATATCCTGGCCTTTGGTTTTGTGTCAGCCAAGATCACCAACAAATTAGTT GTAGCACATATGACGAAGAGTGAGATGCATCTACATGATATAGCATTCCTGGGGCCAGGCCTGCTGTTCCTGGACCAGTATTTCAACAGTTTTATTGATGAATACCTGGTGCTGTGGATTGCAgtg ATCCTGTCTTTCGTTGACTTGGTGCGTTACTGTGTCAGTGTTTGCAACCAGATCGCCTCCCATCTTCACATCTTTGTCTTCAGAATCAAGCCATTGACCCCCTCCACCCTTCAGTGA